In Glycine max cultivar Williams 82 chromosome 10, Glycine_max_v4.0, whole genome shotgun sequence, the DNA window ACGAGAATCTTCCGATGGATGATGATGGATTTTTGGAATACAATGATATTGCAATTGGGAATGGGGATAATCCTACCGAGGCTGATCTTTCTGCAAATGCCATGCTAGATGAGTATGCTGCACTCGCTGATGATGATATTTACAAGTATATATCTTTTGATTCTCCTCAGATTCAAGAGAGTGAAAACTTTATTCCCAACCAAGGATCACCTTTCACCCAGCAGGTTATGTTGGACTCTAAATTTAGTGTTATTTGCCTTGTAGATTTGTATTATAGCTGTATATTGAACATTTTGGGTCATTGACAGAATGTGGAGGGAGAAACCGCTGATAGAGCTGTGGTTAGTAATGAGGGTTCTTCAGTGCAGAATACACAGGAGGCAATGCTTGCATCAGGTAAGACTGCTGTTCACTTTACATCCTTGTTTCTCAAGGTATTCTTTTGATGTGTGTACTGCTGTGTGCAATGTAGCTTGTAAACTAGTATGCTATTCGTTCTGACTTTTATATTgttctcaattatttttaaccaatgtgggggaattttttctttatttggcaGGAAGTACAAATCCACTTGTTAAGCAGGCATATGGATGGTTAGCCAGCATACCTGCTGCGCCTGCACATGCTATGGAGTTTCCTGCTAAGGAGATTGCTCTTGGACTTCATCCTGTGGCTCAATCTTCCCATCCAGCTCATATAACTACTACAGGTATGATCAGCATAACAGACATTACTTTTAGAGACAATGCAATGGATTGGACTATGGGCAAAAATGGAGGGTTTAGCACTGTCATATCCACTGGGTTTTCGCAATCCGATGTTAATTCGGCTGCTTTGATGCCTGTTTCTGGCAAGACTGCATTTGTGCTGTCACATGGCTGGATTTTCCTGACTGGTTTCTCAGTTCTTATTCTTTCACTGAGTTGCAAGATCGGAAGCATCATGTATACTGGTAAATGACTACCTGTGGTTGGCGGCTACTAGAGAATAAGCAGCAGTCAGTTAAGTATAATTTAGTGTTTGGTGGTACTCATTGAATGACTAGGATCCCGTGACTTTGTAGATTTTTTATATGGTACCTTGGTCAAACTGATCTATACATTCTTCATCGTAACTTATACAACATTTTTAGAGTGCCTACAGATAGAGTAATAGTAATACTGTCTTCGATAAGATtcgtaatatatattattagctCATACTTTCAATAGTAATACTAGATGCAAGGTTCTGACTGATAGAGGCTGTCcattatttattacttattagGTTCCATATGTAATTTGATTCACTTGGTAAGAACAAATCATCGGGTTTTTGTC includes these proteins:
- the LOC100786171 gene encoding NAC domain-containing protein 78, whose protein sequence is MQELDWSGIIDSDTLPSLNFHYGECSSHAEYSKVFIKDQEPLADTFEISCPENVWPLDMTGQHGVGTNSGEDGDSGELSNIGNFDLSSNNMNLDLYWDANENLPMDDDGFLEYNDIAIGNGDNPTEADLSANAMLDEYAALADDDIYKYISFDSPQIQESENFIPNQGSPFTQQNVEGETADRAVVSNEGSSVQNTQEAMLASGSTNPLVKQAYGWLASIPAAPAHAMEFPAKEIALGLHPVAQSSHPAHITTTGMISITDITFRDNAMDWTMGKNGGFSTVISTGFSQSDVNSAALMPVSGKTAFVLSHGWIFLTGFSVLILSLSCKIGSIMYTGK